A portion of the Desulfovibrio sp. Fe33 genome contains these proteins:
- the speA gene encoding biosynthetic arginine decarboxylase, which produces MTPTLERWTTERSTELYGVREWGAGFFGISQSGELQVTAEPGNFANAVSIPEIIEGVQERGLDMPVLLRIENILGTQISLLNNSFQAAINSLSYRGSYLGAYPIKVNQQQQVVEAVTRHGKKYHHGLEAGSKAELIAAMGMLRDPDAVLVCNGYKDEEYIDLGLHATQLGFKCVLVIEMPGELPLVIERSRALGVEPILGVRVKLSAQANGLWAESGGDRSIFGLNAAQIIDVIDTLKEEDMLGSLQLLHYHLGSQIPNIREIRTAVAEAARVYAGLVAEGAGMRYLDLGGGLAVDYDGTQTNFMSSRNYSVDEYCVDVVEGVMTVLDEQSIAHPTIITESGRALVAYYSMLLFNVLDTARFEPEALPEKLPEGTSIHIQHLYDTLETLNLRNVQESFNDILYYRDQVRQAFSQGKLSFRERALGDSVFWETIHRIAKFAKEMPSLPHELEGITQALSDIYYCNFSVFQSLPDSWAIGQLFPLMPVHRLNEAPTREGLLADITCDCDGKIDRFIDSQGVKRTMPLHELKDSEEYYLGAFLVGAYQETLGDLHNLLGDTNIVTVRIRDNGEFVFVSELEGDTVEDILSYVEYDTKALLRRFRKTAETAVQHGQITPIQRRDILQAYKNGLQGYTYFER; this is translated from the coding sequence GTGACCCCTACCCTGGAAAGATGGACCACTGAACGGTCCACGGAACTCTATGGCGTCCGTGAATGGGGTGCCGGCTTTTTCGGCATTTCCCAATCAGGCGAATTACAGGTAACCGCGGAGCCAGGCAATTTTGCCAACGCGGTAAGTATTCCCGAGATTATCGAAGGGGTGCAGGAACGCGGCTTGGATATGCCCGTGCTCCTGCGCATCGAGAACATCCTCGGAACCCAGATTTCCCTGCTCAACAACAGTTTCCAAGCGGCCATCAACAGCCTCAGTTATCGGGGCTCGTATCTTGGCGCTTACCCCATCAAGGTCAACCAGCAACAACAAGTGGTGGAGGCCGTGACCCGTCACGGCAAAAAATACCATCACGGGCTTGAGGCGGGCAGCAAGGCCGAACTGATCGCCGCAATGGGGATGCTCCGCGACCCCGATGCGGTTCTCGTGTGCAACGGCTATAAGGACGAGGAATACATCGACCTTGGCCTTCATGCCACGCAGCTTGGCTTCAAATGCGTCCTGGTCATCGAAATGCCGGGCGAACTGCCGCTCGTCATCGAGCGGTCCAGGGCGCTGGGCGTCGAGCCGATTCTGGGCGTGCGCGTAAAGCTGTCGGCCCAGGCCAACGGTCTATGGGCCGAATCCGGCGGAGACCGCTCCATCTTCGGCCTCAATGCCGCTCAAATCATCGACGTCATCGACACCCTCAAGGAAGAAGATATGCTGGGCAGTCTCCAACTGCTCCACTATCATCTCGGTTCCCAGATTCCGAACATCCGTGAAATCCGCACCGCCGTGGCCGAAGCCGCCCGCGTGTATGCGGGGCTCGTGGCCGAGGGGGCGGGTATGCGCTACCTGGACCTCGGCGGCGGTCTGGCCGTCGATTACGACGGCACCCAGACGAACTTCATGAGCAGCCGCAACTACTCGGTGGACGAATACTGCGTGGACGTGGTGGAAGGCGTCATGACCGTGCTCGACGAGCAGAGCATCGCCCACCCGACCATCATCACCGAATCGGGCCGGGCGCTGGTCGCCTACTACTCCATGCTGCTGTTCAACGTGCTGGATACCGCCCGTTTCGAACCGGAAGCGCTTCCCGAGAAGCTGCCCGAAGGGACCAGCATCCACATCCAGCATCTCTATGACACGTTGGAAACGCTGAACCTGCGCAACGTCCAGGAAAGCTTCAACGACATCCTCTACTACCGCGACCAGGTGCGGCAGGCCTTCTCCCAAGGCAAGCTCTCATTCCGCGAGCGCGCCCTCGGAGACAGCGTCTTCTGGGAGACCATCCACCGCATCGCCAAGTTCGCCAAGGAAATGCCTTCGCTCCCGCACGAGTTGGAAGGCATCACCCAGGCCCTGTCCGATATCTACTACTGCAACTTCAGCGTATTCCAATCCCTTCCCGACTCCTGGGCCATTGGGCAGCTCTTCCCCCTCATGCCGGTGCATCGTCTCAACGAAGCGCCGACACGTGAAGGATTGCTGGCCGACATCACCTGCGACTGCGACGGAAAAATAGACCGATTCATCGACAGCCAGGGCGTCAAACGGACCATGCCTCTGCATGAGTTGAAGGACTCCGAGGAATACTACCTCGGCGCCTTCCTTGTGGGAGCATACCAGGAAACGCTCGGTGATCTGCACAACCTGCTCGGCGACACCAATATCGTCACCGTCAGGATTCGTGACAACGGCGAGTTCGTTTTTGTCAGCGAGCTCGAGGGCGACACGGTGGAGGATATCCTCTCCTATGTGGAATACGACACCAAAGCCCTCCTCAGGCGCTTCCGCAAGACAGCGGAAACAGCCGTTCAACACGGCCAGATAACGCCTATTCAGCGACGGGATATCCTCCAGGCCTACAAGAACGGCCTGCAGGGCTACACTTACTTCGAAAGATAG
- the purT gene encoding formate-dependent phosphoribosylglycinamide formyltransferase → MTILGTAKTASAKKMMLLGGGELGKEVVIEAQRLGVEVIVVDRYEDTPAMQVAHRSYTMSMLDGDALRRVITEEKPDYIVPEIEAIATSTLVELEKEGFNIVPTANATKLTMDREGIRRLAAEKVGLTTSLYRFADTEEEYRAAVAEIGIPCVIKPVMSSSGKGQSIVKSEADIQKAWDYSQSGGRTGKGRIIIEKFIPFDYEITLLTVRHVDGTTFCKPIGHRQENGDYRESWQPQPMSEAALAKAQEYARKITDALGGRGIFGVELFVKDDDVIFSEVSPRPHDTGLVTVISQDLSEFALHVRAVLGLPIPGIRQYGAAASSVILSNGTSDKPAFAGVDVALREADTKVLIFGKGECAGVRRLGVALALADDVKDAVEKAKRVSSAVTISY, encoded by the coding sequence ATGACGATATTAGGAACAGCCAAAACGGCATCAGCAAAGAAAATGATGCTTCTCGGTGGTGGGGAACTCGGTAAGGAAGTTGTGATCGAAGCGCAGCGTCTTGGCGTTGAGGTTATTGTGGTTGACCGCTACGAAGATACTCCGGCCATGCAGGTGGCGCACCGCTCTTATACCATGTCCATGTTGGATGGTGACGCGCTTCGCCGGGTTATCACGGAAGAGAAGCCGGACTATATCGTGCCTGAGATTGAGGCCATTGCCACGTCTACTTTGGTCGAGCTTGAAAAAGAGGGATTCAATATTGTCCCTACCGCCAATGCGACGAAGCTGACAATGGATCGTGAAGGCATTCGGCGTCTTGCCGCCGAGAAGGTTGGCCTGACCACGTCGCTTTACCGCTTCGCCGATACGGAAGAAGAATACCGGGCGGCAGTGGCCGAAATCGGTATCCCGTGTGTAATCAAGCCTGTCATGAGTTCTTCCGGAAAAGGACAATCCATCGTAAAGAGTGAGGCTGATATCCAAAAGGCTTGGGATTATTCCCAGTCCGGCGGCCGTACCGGTAAAGGGCGTATCATCATCGAGAAATTCATACCTTTTGATTACGAGATTACCCTTTTAACCGTGCGCCACGTTGATGGAACAACGTTTTGCAAGCCGATTGGGCACCGACAAGAAAACGGGGATTACCGTGAATCCTGGCAGCCGCAACCCATGAGCGAGGCGGCTCTTGCGAAAGCTCAAGAATATGCGCGCAAGATCACGGACGCCTTAGGCGGGCGTGGCATTTTTGGCGTTGAGCTTTTTGTGAAAGATGACGATGTTATCTTCAGTGAAGTCTCTCCTCGCCCCCACGATACAGGATTGGTGACCGTCATCTCTCAGGATTTGAGTGAATTTGCCCTGCATGTAAGAGCTGTTTTGGGCTTGCCGATTCCGGGTATTCGTCAATACGGAGCCGCCGCCTCGAGTGTGATTTTATCTAATGGCACATCCGACAAGCCCGCCTTTGCTGGCGTTGATGTCGCCCTTCGTGAGGCAGATACAAAGGTTCTGATTTTCGGCAAAGGCGAATGCGCTGGAGTCCGCCGCCTTGGCGTAGCGTTGGCCCTTGCCGACGACGTTAAGGATGCTGTAGAAAAAGCCAAAAGAGTTTCTTCTGCTGTAACTATTTCATATTAG
- a CDS encoding HEAT repeat domain-containing protein, with the protein MADCTEYLALLSSDNKEIVRESAFRAGEDNCVEAVPRLAELLKTNHLGIQEAVDSSLRKIGGRETVEAVIPLLRSDEASVRNLAMDILREVGNQDMPSLIDLTMDDDPDIRIFVADILGSTGSLLAVQPLCEALLGDPEVNVRYQAAVSLGELGMEDAIHCLNQAINDEEWVQYSVIEALTKIGHTSSVDALVKALDGASDLVASMIIDSLGEMGNVKAVTMLLRRIADSPTALRNKIVKAIVKILGGKSLTLLSDEERERFRQYLLVALQDEDEEIQDAAIQGLAYVGGEEASAGILSIAGRLDPDRDHDRLQLIIGFLAQIGLTEALKTVLLGEDQDEARVAVQVLSQIAPNACTLDDCVCQVLMEAFWKASLPVQRQIVGVVAAKGDEQTKDFFIKILNEHQDGTVLKSAVYLLGEKLRLSEVVNRIFPLMEHPYDDVKEAALDACIAIGGPDVQARFQEMFGRPEPINRLMAAYALGKLGPMENLDILTQAAEDEVPDIRKVAVEALAASGGDDAAWRPLVLHRLFDESKDVRLTVVEIMGRHYDREMVPHLLDALNDEDDWVKIRAMDALGEHATTEAVPLMIDMLDNSNRFVVMKAVEALGNIGGSEAFAALLEVTNRDEYELVSAAEEAISKIQEM; encoded by the coding sequence ATGGCGGATTGTACCGAATATTTGGCCTTGTTGAGCAGCGACAACAAGGAGATTGTCCGGGAGAGCGCCTTCAGGGCGGGCGAGGACAACTGTGTCGAGGCCGTGCCCAGGCTGGCCGAACTGCTCAAGACCAATCATCTGGGCATCCAGGAGGCCGTGGACAGTTCCCTGCGCAAGATCGGCGGTCGGGAGACCGTGGAAGCGGTCATACCGCTGTTGCGTTCCGACGAGGCTTCCGTGCGCAATCTGGCCATGGATATCCTGCGCGAGGTGGGCAACCAGGACATGCCGTCGCTCATCGACCTGACCATGGACGATGACCCGGACATCCGTATCTTCGTGGCCGATATTCTCGGCTCCACCGGGAGTCTCCTGGCTGTTCAGCCCCTTTGCGAAGCACTCCTTGGCGACCCCGAGGTCAACGTCCGCTATCAGGCCGCTGTGAGCTTGGGCGAACTCGGCATGGAGGACGCCATTCACTGCCTGAATCAGGCCATAAACGATGAGGAATGGGTTCAGTATTCCGTGATTGAGGCCCTGACCAAGATCGGGCACACCAGCTCGGTGGACGCCCTGGTCAAAGCCTTGGACGGGGCCTCGGACCTGGTCGCCTCCATGATAATCGATTCCCTGGGCGAGATGGGCAACGTCAAGGCCGTGACCATGCTCCTCAGAAGGATCGCCGACTCCCCCACGGCGTTGCGCAACAAGATCGTCAAGGCCATAGTCAAAATTCTCGGCGGCAAGTCGCTGACCCTGCTCAGCGACGAGGAGCGCGAGCGGTTCAGGCAATATCTGCTGGTGGCGTTGCAGGATGAGGACGAGGAAATTCAGGATGCGGCCATTCAGGGATTGGCCTATGTCGGCGGAGAGGAAGCTTCCGCAGGCATCCTCAGTATCGCCGGAAGGTTGGACCCTGACCGCGATCACGATCGGCTGCAACTGATTATCGGCTTCCTGGCCCAGATCGGTCTGACCGAGGCCCTCAAGACCGTGCTGCTCGGCGAAGACCAGGACGAGGCTCGCGTGGCCGTGCAGGTCCTTTCCCAGATCGCCCCGAACGCCTGTACCTTGGACGACTGTGTCTGTCAGGTGCTCATGGAGGCGTTTTGGAAGGCCTCTTTGCCCGTGCAGCGGCAGATCGTCGGCGTGGTGGCCGCAAAAGGCGATGAGCAGACAAAGGATTTCTTCATCAAAATTCTCAACGAGCATCAGGACGGCACCGTGCTCAAAAGCGCGGTCTACCTGCTTGGCGAGAAGCTCCGGCTGTCCGAGGTGGTGAACCGGATTTTTCCGCTCATGGAACACCCGTACGATGACGTCAAGGAAGCCGCGCTGGATGCGTGCATCGCCATCGGCGGCCCCGACGTCCAGGCGCGTTTCCAGGAAATGTTCGGCAGGCCAGAGCCCATTAATCGGCTGATGGCCGCCTATGCCCTGGGCAAGCTCGGCCCCATGGAGAATCTCGACATCCTGACCCAGGCCGCGGAGGACGAAGTCCCCGACATCCGCAAAGTGGCCGTGGAGGCCCTGGCCGCTTCCGGCGGCGATGATGCGGCGTGGCGGCCTTTGGTCCTGCACAGGCTGTTCGACGAGAGCAAGGATGTCCGCCTGACGGTGGTCGAGATCATGGGGCGGCACTATGACCGGGAGATGGTTCCCCACCTCCTTGACGCCCTGAACGACGAGGACGACTGGGTCAAAATCCGGGCCATGGACGCCTTGGGCGAGCACGCCACGACCGAAGCCGTGCCGCTCATGATCGACATGCTGGACAACTCCAATCGGTTCGTGGTCATGAAGGCCGTCGAGGCTCTTGGAAACATCGGCGGCAGCGAGGCCTTTGCGGCCCTGCTGGAAGTGACCAACCGCGACGAGTACGAATTGGTCAGCGCCGCGGAAGAAGCCATCTCCAAGATACAGGAAATGTAG
- a CDS encoding CheR family methyltransferase: MSSLFSKTISLGKELKITDQEFSNLRDFIYAECGIHIADNRKYLLENRLGNRLKKLNLKNFDEYYNLLRFDPAKGAEMKKLFEVITTNETSFYRNPPQLKVFQEEVLPRVLDSCRKKGRRLRLWSAGCSTGEEPYTISIILREMLKAELASWDIRITANDLSERVLESARRGVYNDYTLRTTPEEIIARYFDRDNGQNKIKPDVKRLVSFGQINLKDRLQLRRVERSQIVFCRNVIIYFDDEMKKRVINAFYDNLLPGGYLVIGHSESLHNITRAFKPIHYPGAIIYQKEE, encoded by the coding sequence ATGTCGTCTCTCTTCTCGAAAACCATATCCCTCGGCAAGGAACTCAAGATCACGGATCAGGAGTTTTCCAATCTGCGGGATTTCATCTATGCCGAATGCGGCATCCATATCGCGGACAACCGCAAGTACCTGTTGGAAAACCGGCTCGGGAACCGGCTTAAGAAGCTCAACCTGAAAAATTTCGACGAGTATTACAATCTGCTTCGGTTCGACCCGGCCAAGGGCGCGGAAATGAAGAAGCTTTTCGAGGTCATCACCACCAACGAAACCAGCTTCTACCGCAATCCGCCTCAGTTGAAGGTCTTTCAGGAAGAGGTGCTGCCCCGCGTTCTCGATTCCTGCCGGAAGAAGGGGAGGAGGCTGCGCTTGTGGTCGGCTGGCTGCTCGACCGGCGAGGAGCCCTATACCATCTCCATCATTCTTCGCGAGATGCTCAAGGCGGAACTCGCATCCTGGGACATTCGCATCACCGCCAACGATCTCTCCGAGCGTGTGCTGGAGTCGGCGCGGCGGGGCGTGTACAACGATTACACCCTGCGGACCACGCCGGAGGAGATCATTGCGCGCTACTTCGATCGCGATAACGGACAGAACAAGATCAAGCCCGATGTCAAGCGGCTCGTGAGTTTCGGACAGATCAACCTCAAGGACCGTTTGCAGCTCAGGCGAGTCGAGCGGTCGCAGATCGTTTTTTGTCGCAATGTCATCATTTATTTCGACGATGAGATGAAGAAGCGGGTCATCAACGCCTTTTACGACAACCTGCTTCCCGGCGGTTATCTCGTCATCGGCCATTCCGAGTCGCTGCACAACATCACCCGTGCGTTCAAGCCCATTCATTACCCCGGCGCCATCATTTATCAGAAGGAGGAGTAG
- a CDS encoding protein-glutamate methylesterase/protein-glutamine glutaminase, whose amino-acid sequence MIKVLVVDDSAFMRKAISTMLDKDPDISVVGVARNGREGLDMVRRLDPDVVTMDIEMPEMDGLTALRHIMMESPRPVLMVSSLTTEGAESTLKAMELGAVDFIPKQLSKVSLDIIKIERDLIERVKTVAARKMRHAVRSAVQRRTPRPVSAPKLGGRPLRDVVAIGVSTGGPPVVQKILSSLPADFPAGIVIAQHMPAAFTGPFAARLDGVSKIKVKEAESGDILKPGHAFVAPGGRHIVLDQKISRIEIVVTDEPAEALYKPSANVLISSVAEAVGRRGLGVILTGMGNDGCEGIRDLKAKGGRALAQSDSTCVVYGMPKAVVEENLADEIVDLDDMAESILANLYK is encoded by the coding sequence GTGATTAAAGTTCTCGTCGTTGATGATTCCGCATTCATGCGCAAGGCCATCAGCACGATGCTCGATAAGGACCCCGACATCTCCGTGGTGGGGGTTGCCCGCAACGGCCGGGAAGGGCTGGACATGGTGCGCCGGCTTGATCCGGATGTCGTGACCATGGACATCGAGATGCCCGAGATGGACGGTCTGACCGCCCTGCGGCACATAATGATGGAATCACCCCGGCCCGTGCTCATGGTCAGCTCCCTGACCACCGAGGGCGCGGAGTCCACCCTGAAGGCCATGGAGCTCGGCGCCGTGGACTTCATTCCCAAGCAGCTTTCCAAGGTGTCCCTCGATATCATCAAGATCGAACGGGACCTCATTGAACGGGTAAAGACCGTGGCCGCCCGAAAAATGCGCCACGCCGTCCGCTCCGCCGTTCAGCGCAGGACGCCCCGGCCCGTGTCCGCGCCCAAGCTGGGGGGACGGCCGTTGCGCGACGTGGTGGCCATCGGCGTTTCCACCGGCGGCCCGCCTGTGGTTCAGAAGATCCTTTCCTCGCTGCCTGCGGATTTTCCCGCAGGCATCGTTATCGCCCAGCACATGCCGGCAGCCTTTACCGGACCGTTTGCGGCCCGGCTTGACGGCGTGAGCAAGATCAAGGTCAAGGAAGCCGAGAGCGGCGATATCCTTAAGCCCGGCCATGCGTTCGTGGCCCCCGGCGGCAGGCATATCGTCCTGGACCAGAAGATCAGCCGCATCGAGATTGTGGTCACGGACGAGCCCGCCGAAGCCCTTTACAAACCCTCGGCCAACGTGCTTATCAGCTCGGTGGCCGAGGCGGTGGGCCGACGTGGGCTCGGCGTCATCCTGACCGGCATGGGGAACGACGGGTGCGAAGGCATTCGCGACCTCAAGGCGAAGGGCGGGCGCGCGCTGGCCCAGAGCGACTCCACATGTGTGGTCTACGGTATGCCCAAGGCCGTGGTGGAGGAGAATCTGGCGGACGAGATAGTGGATCTTGACGACATGGCCGAGTCCATCCTGGCTAATCTTTACAAATAA